A genomic stretch from Coregonus clupeaformis isolate EN_2021a chromosome 23, ASM2061545v1, whole genome shotgun sequence includes:
- the LOC121536835 gene encoding uridine phosphorylase 2, whose amino-acid sequence MSPILLNGMGIVNDHSEYIEPEVPFKNPQIHVKNPHLDTMEEDILYHFNLGTKTHNLPEMFGDIKFVCVGGSANRMKSFAQFIHQELALPGNMDDITDICEGTDRYSMYKVGPVLSISHGMGVPSISIMLHELIKLLHHARCIDFVLLRIGTSGGVGLAPGTVVVTDKAVDCFFRAQFEQVVLGKVITRGTELDVGVSKELLQCSSELEDVPTVIGNTMCTHDFYEGQGRLDGALCSFSTEDKLEYLRKAYNTGVRNIEMESTVFAAMCRACGIKAAVVCVTLLNRFDGDQISTPHDVLVEYQQRPQVLVAHFIKKHLGLIV is encoded by the exons ATGTCACCTATTTTACTGAACGGTATGGGGATTGTCAATGACCATTCTGAATATATTGA ACCCGAGGTCCCTTTCAAGAACCCCCAGATCCATGTCAAGAACCCCCACTTGGATACAATGGAAGAGGACATTCTCTATCACTTCAACCTGGGGACCAAGACCCACAACCTGCCTGAAATGTTTGGAGACATCAAG TTTGTGTGCGTCGGTGGCAGTGCCAATCGGATGAAGTCCTTTGCCCAGTTCATTCACCAGGAGCTGGCCTTGCCCGGAAACATGGATGACATCACAGATATCTGTGAGGGAACCGACCGCTACTCCATGTACAAAGTGGGACCCGTACTTTCTATCAGT CATGGTATGGGCGTCCCTTCCATCTCCATCATGCTCCATGAGCTCATCAAGCTGCTGCATCATGCCCGTTGCATCGATTTTGTCCTCCTCCGCATTGGCACCTCCGGTGGAGTTG GTCTGGCACCAGGAACAGTAGTGGTCACAGACAAGGCGGTGGACTGTTTCTTCCGTGCCCAGTTtgagcaggtggttctaggtAAGGTGATCACAAGGGGCACAGAGCTGGACGTGGGTGTCTCCAAGGAACTGTTGCAGTGCTCCTCCGAGTTAGAGGATGTGCCCACCGTCATCGGAAACACCATGTGCACCCATGACTTCTATGAAG GTCAGGGTCGGCTGGATGGAGCTCTCTGCTCCTTCTCCACTGAGGACAAGCTGGAGTACCTGAGGAAAGCCTATAACACGGGAGTCAGGAATATTGAGATGGAGTCCACTGTCTTCGCAGCCATGTGTCGTGCTTGTGGCATCAAAG CTGCAGTCGTATGTGTGACTTTGTTGAACCGTTTCGATGGGGACCAGATCTCCACCCCTCATGATGTGCTGGTGGAGTACCAACAGAGACCTCAGgttctggtggcccactttaTCAAGAAACACCTGGGCCTAATCGTCTAA